The Actinomycetota bacterium genome contains the following window.
ATGACGACCGTCCCTATGCTCGGGCGTCTCCTGTCCGAAGGGCGGCCCACGGAGTCGATGGTGCGCGGGGTGTTCCGCCTGCTCCGGCACCGGGCCAGCCTCGAAGCCGGGCGCATCACCGCGCAGGACCTCGCCGCGTACCGGGCCCTGCTGGGGGACACCCGGACGATGACGAACGAGTTCAAGACCGCCACCGCGCTGATCCGCCCGCTGCGTGGGATGAAGAAGGCGCTGGTCCTCGACGAGGAGCTCCTGGCCCGGGTGAAGGCGCCCACGTACCTGGTGTGGGGCGAGAACGACCCGTTCGGCGGGGAGGAGACGGCGCGCCGCCTCGCCGAGGCGCTCCCGCACGCCGAGCTCGAGATCGTGCCCGGCGGGGGACACGCGCCCTGGTTCGACGACGTCCCCCACGCCGTCCAGGTCACGTCGAGGTGGCTCAGCGGCTGACGACGACCCAGGCGGCCGTCGCCGGCGGGAGCTGCAGCCCGGCTCCCATGCGCACGTCCGGGGCGCTCGCCAGGGCCAGCTCCCCCGTGACGGGCAGCGTGGCCGGCGCATCAGCCGTGTTGAGCGCGACCACGACGCCGCCGCGGCGGAAGGCGAGACATCCGTCCGGGGCCTCGGTCCACTCGAACCCGGCCCCCCCCATGTCCGATAGCGAGCGGCGTGCGCGCAGGGCCTCCCGGTACACGTGCAGGGTCGACCCCTCGTCCATGCGCATGGCCTCGACGCTGCGCTCGCCCCACGCTCCCGGGAAGGGGAGCCATGGATGTCCGGACGTGAACCCGTACCCGGGCGGCTCGGAGGTCCACGGGAGCGGCACCCGGCATCCGTCGCGTCCGGACCGATGTCCCTCCGTGAGGCGCTCGATGGGGTCCTGTCGCGCCTCGGGCGGGACGTCCACCTCTTCCAACCCGAGCTCCTCGCCCTGGTAGAGGAAGGCGACCCCGGGGAGCCCGAGCGCGAAGACGGTGGCGGCCAGGCCGCGTCTGCGTCCGAGCTCGCCTCCCCCGAACCTGGTGACGTGACGGCGCACGTCGTGGTTGGACAGCACCCACGTCGACGGGGAGCCGTGCTCGCTGTAGGCCGCGAAGGTCATGTCGATCGCCTCCCGGTAGCGTTCGGCCTCGAACGGCATCGCGAGCAGCAGGAAGTTGAACGCGAGATGCAGCTCGTCGGGACGCAGGTACAGCGCCACGCGCTCCGGGTCGTAGAGGAAGACCTCGCCGACCGTCACCCGGTCGGGACCGTAGGCGTCGAAGACCCTGCGCCAGGCGCGCCACACGTCGTGGACCTCGGGCTGGTCGAAGCAGTGCGGCTGCTCGAGCGACATGTACGGGGTCCCGAACTGGCGGCGTTCCGGGTCGGGGTTGTCGCGCAGCAGCTCGTCCTTGTACAGCGAGTGGGCCACGTCGATGCGGAACCCGTCGACGCCCCGGTCGAGCCAGAACCGGAGGATCCGCTCGAACTCGGCGTGCACGGCGGGGTTGCGCCAGTTGAGGTCGGGCTGCTCGGGCGCGAACAGGTGCAGGTAGTACTGGCCGGTGGGCTCGTGCAGGGTCCAGGCCGGGCCCCCGAAGACCGACCTCCAGTTGTTCGGCGGTCCGCCGTCGGGAGCCGGGTCGCGGAAGACGAACAGGTCACGCTCGGGTGCGTCCCGCGAGGCGGTCGCGCGCGTGAACCACTCGTGCTCGCTGGACACGTGGTTCGGGACGATGTCCATGATCACCCGCATCCCGCGGTCGTGGCAGTCGGCCAGGAGAGCGTCCAGCTCGTCGAGGGAGCCGAACCGAGGGTCGATATCGGTGTAGTCGGAGACGTCGTACCCGTGGTCGTGGTCGGGGGACGGGTAGACCGGGTTCAGCCAGATCGCGTCCACCCCAAGCCAGGACAGGTGGTCGAGCCTGGACCGCAGCCCGCGCAGGTCCCCCAATCCGTCGCCGTCGGCATCGGAGAAGCTGCGCACGTACACCTGGTAGACGACCGCGTGCTCCCACCACTGGCTCAAAGCTCGGCTCCCTCCCGCACCCAGGCCGGGAAGGCGGCGAGTCCACAACCGACCGTCACCCAGCCGGGGCCGGTCACCGGGTCGAGCCCCCAGAGCGGCTCCCAGCGGCCCTCGGGCACGTAGAGGGTCCGCTCGCCGCCCGGCTCCAGGAGCGGCGCCACGAGGAGGTCGGGTCCGAGCAGGTACTGCAGCTGGGCGTCGCGGGCCGACCGGTCGCCTGGGCAGGCGAGGACCATCGGACGCATCATCGGCGTCCCGACGCGGGAGGCCTCGGCTCCCACGCGCTCCAGGTACGGACGGAGCCGAGCCCGGACACGGCACGCCTCCACGGCAAGCTCCCCGAACGGGGCGGGGTAGGCCCACGGCTCCCGGCGGCCGGTCCCGTGGAAACGCATCAGCGGCGAGAGCGCCCCCCACTGCGTCCAGCGCAGGAAGAGCTCCCCCTCGACATCGGCCTCGAACAGCGTGTGGTCCATCTCGGCGAAGGCGGTCGGGACCCACTCGAACGAGCCCGGCGTCCAGAACCCGCCGACGTCGTGGGCGACGAACGCGAACCCCGAGAGCGAGAGGGACAGGCACGCCCGCAGGGCCGTGACGAGCCCCGTCCAGGTCGAAGGCGTGTCGCCCACCCAGTGACACGGGTACCGGTGGGCGCCGGCCGTCCCGGAGCGGCAGAAGAGCGCCACCTCGTCGGTCCCCAGGGCCTCCCGCAGTGCAGAGTGGGTCGCCTCCTGATAGCGGACCGCGTACTCGTTGCGGAGCTGCCAGCCGGTGCGTCCGTCGGCGAAGACCGCGTCGAGCGGGATCTCCTCGGCGAAGTCGGGCTTGAAGGACGCCACCCCCTCTTCGGCGACGAGACGCGCGACCTGCCGTCTCCACCAGGCGATGGCGTCGTCGTCGGTGAGGTCGATGAGGAAGCGGTCCGGCTTGTCGGGGGTGCGGGCGGGGCTGCCGTCCGGCGACCGCACCAGGTGCCCGGACTCCTCGAGCTCGGTCGCGCGGTCCGAGCCCTCGACCACGTAGGGGTTGTGCCACAGGCTGGTGCGGATGCCGCGCTCGGCCAGCCGGCGCGCCCACCCGTCCGGGAACCGGTCCCGGTCGATCGTCCAGTTGCACGCGAGGTCGGCGATCACGTTCCCCGACACCCATGCGTCCACGTGGACGACGTCCACCGGGCAGCCCGCTCGCTCGTAACCGTCGACCACGGTCTCGATCTCGGCCGCCGAGAGGTAGGAGCAGCGGCTCGTCCATACGCCGTACGCCCACTCGGGCAGCGCCCCCGGGAGCCCGGTGAGCGCGTGGTAGCGCGCCAGGATCTCGGGTGGGCTCCCGGTGAGGATGAACAGGTCCAACTCGTCGTCCGTGCACGAGAAGGCGGCCACCTCCGAGTGGGCCGCGCCCAGGTCGGCCCGCGTCGGGGCGGACGAGTGGACGAAGACCCCCCAACCGGCGTCGGACCAGTAGAAGGGGACGGTCAGGTAGGACACGTCGAGCCCCGAGGCGCCGTGCGTCTCGCAGTTGATCGCGCGTCGGACCCGGCCTCGCAGGTCGGGTCCCTGGTAGCTCTCGCCGCCACCGTAGACGGCGGCGTCCGGGGTCAGCCAGGCCGTCTCGAGCCAACCGGCCGGTCCGTCGGCGGTCCGCAGCCTACCGACCCCGCCCAGCGGGCCCCCGATGAGGGCCAGCTTGGGGGCGCGTCGGAACGCCCCCAACGTCAGGCCCTGCCCGTCCCGCTCCCAGATCGCCTCGACGCCGGGCCCCGAGATCCGCACCCCGTCCCACGACCCGGACAGGGACGCCGGCTCGTCCGGGAGGTCGGCGAGCAGGACGGACGGGGCAGGGTCGTCGAGCCGGTCCCCCACCCGGACCCGCAGCACCCCGGGGACCGGGACGGTCAGTCGCGCCTGGACCTGCTCACCGGAGGCCAGCTCGAGCACGATGCGATCCCCGTCTAGCGCGACCGAGGTGTACGGGTCTATCTCGAGCGTCTCGTCTAGCAGGGGGGACGGCCAGCCGAGGGGGCCGAACGTCCGGACGGGCGAGCGCGCGGCGGCGGGGGAGAGGGCGTCTTCGGGCATGCGTCAGTAGCAGGGGGGCTGGAAGAGCCCGGCGTTGTCGGACGGCCACCCGCCGAGCCTGTACCTGATGCCTTGCTGCGCGAAGCAGGTCGCCCCCGGCATCCCCCAGTTCGATCGCTGGCTGCGGGTGAGCCAGACCAGGGTGCCGTCCTCGACCGCCGAGTGGTCGCCGCCGAAGCCGATCGTCGCCTGCCAGTAGGGAGCCCGACCCGCGTTGGGGTTGGGCCACCGAGCCTGCTGCAGCCCTCGCGCGAAGGTGGTCGGGTTCAGGTTCGGACCGGCGAGCTGGATCCCGGAAGCGAGGACGAGCATGGGGTAGTAGAGGTAGCGAGGCTCGTAGTAGACGTACGGGTTCCCCGATGGGAACCGGTACCCGGGCTCCGCCTCCTTGATGGCCCAGTACCAGGCGGACTGGTCGGGCGCGATCTGCTTGTTCAGCCAGGAGATGCCGAACGAGTTCTCGACCTGGGCCGGGTCCCACGAGCCGGCGTGGGCGTCCTCCGCCTGGTACATGTACGTCCCGATGATCCACTCCGGGTAGTAGCCCTGCTTGCTCGCGTTCGGGTACAGGTACAGCCCCGAGTTCTGCGTGTGGCACG
Protein-coding sequences here:
- a CDS encoding glycoside hydrolase family 13 protein — translated: MSQWWEHAVVYQVYVRSFSDADGDGLGDLRGLRSRLDHLSWLGVDAIWLNPVYPSPDHDHGYDVSDYTDIDPRFGSLDELDALLADCHDRGMRVIMDIVPNHVSSEHEWFTRATASRDAPERDLFVFRDPAPDGGPPNNWRSVFGGPAWTLHEPTGQYYLHLFAPEQPDLNWRNPAVHAEFERILRFWLDRGVDGFRIDVAHSLYKDELLRDNPDPERRQFGTPYMSLEQPHCFDQPEVHDVWRAWRRVFDAYGPDRVTVGEVFLYDPERVALYLRPDELHLAFNFLLLAMPFEAERYREAIDMTFAAYSEHGSPSTWVLSNHDVRRHVTRFGGGELGRRRGLAATVFALGLPGVAFLYQGEELGLEEVDVPPEARQDPIERLTEGHRSGRDGCRVPLPWTSEPPGYGFTSGHPWLPFPGAWGERSVEAMRMDEGSTLHVYREALRARRSLSDMGGAGFEWTEAPDGCLAFRRGGVVVALNTADAPATLPVTGELALASAPDVRMGAGLQLPPATAAWVVVSR
- a CDS encoding TIM-barrel domain-containing protein, producing MPEDALSPAAARSPVRTFGPLGWPSPLLDETLEIDPYTSVALDGDRIVLELASGEQVQARLTVPVPGVLRVRVGDRLDDPAPSVLLADLPDEPASLSGSWDGVRISGPGVEAIWERDGQGLTLGAFRRAPKLALIGGPLGGVGRLRTADGPAGWLETAWLTPDAAVYGGGESYQGPDLRGRVRRAINCETHGASGLDVSYLTVPFYWSDAGWGVFVHSSAPTRADLGAAHSEVAAFSCTDDELDLFILTGSPPEILARYHALTGLPGALPEWAYGVWTSRCSYLSAAEIETVVDGYERAGCPVDVVHVDAWVSGNVIADLACNWTIDRDRFPDGWARRLAERGIRTSLWHNPYVVEGSDRATELEESGHLVRSPDGSPARTPDKPDRFLIDLTDDDAIAWWRRQVARLVAEEGVASFKPDFAEEIPLDAVFADGRTGWQLRNEYAVRYQEATHSALREALGTDEVALFCRSGTAGAHRYPCHWVGDTPSTWTGLVTALRACLSLSLSGFAFVAHDVGGFWTPGSFEWVPTAFAEMDHTLFEADVEGELFLRWTQWGALSPLMRFHGTGRREPWAYPAPFGELAVEACRVRARLRPYLERVGAEASRVGTPMMRPMVLACPGDRSARDAQLQYLLGPDLLVAPLLEPGGERTLYVPEGRWEPLWGLDPVTGPGWVTVGCGLAAFPAWVREGAEL